In one Arenibacter antarcticus genomic region, the following are encoded:
- the cysD gene encoding sulfate adenylyltransferase subunit CysD — MLEVLINNDLESEAIYILREVAAQFERPVLLFSGGKDSITLVRLAQKAFFPAKIPFPLMHIDTGHNFPETIAFRDKLVKELGVELIVRNVQDSIDQGKVVEESGKYASRNILQTTTLLDAIEEFKFDACIGGARRDEEKARAKERIFSVRDDFGQWDEKNQRPEVFDMLNGQIELGQNVRVFPISNWTELDVWSYIQKEEIEIPSIYFAHKRKIFLRDGFIWSAEDEVVFRAKDELVEERMVRFRTVGDMSCTSAVLSHADTIEKVVGEIRESKISERGARIDDKRSEAAMEKRKQQGYF; from the coding sequence GTGCTAGAGGTACTTATAAATAACGATTTGGAGAGCGAGGCTATCTATATTCTTAGGGAGGTAGCGGCGCAATTTGAAAGGCCTGTCCTTTTGTTTTCAGGAGGAAAGGATTCCATTACCTTGGTGAGATTAGCGCAAAAAGCATTTTTCCCCGCAAAGATCCCATTTCCCTTGATGCACATAGATACGGGGCACAATTTTCCAGAAACCATTGCCTTTAGGGATAAATTGGTGAAAGAGCTCGGGGTAGAATTGATTGTAAGGAATGTACAAGATTCTATAGATCAAGGAAAAGTGGTAGAAGAATCTGGTAAATATGCGAGTAGGAATATCTTACAAACGACTACTTTATTGGATGCTATTGAGGAGTTTAAGTTTGATGCCTGTATAGGTGGTGCAAGAAGGGATGAGGAAAAAGCACGTGCCAAGGAACGCATTTTTTCCGTTCGGGACGATTTTGGGCAATGGGATGAAAAAAACCAACGCCCAGAAGTGTTCGATATGTTGAACGGTCAGATTGAGTTGGGACAGAATGTAAGGGTATTTCCTATAAGCAACTGGACGGAATTGGATGTTTGGAGCTATATCCAAAAAGAAGAAATTGAAATTCCATCGATTTATTTTGCGCATAAACGTAAAATATTTTTAAGAGATGGTTTTATCTGGTCTGCAGAAGATGAGGTGGTTTTCCGTGCCAAGGACGAGCTTGTAGAAGAGCGTATGGTCCGTTTTAGAACCGTAGGGGATATGAGCTGTACCTCTGCCGTACTTTCCCATGCCGATACAATAGAAAAGGTGGTAGGGGAAATCAGGGAATCCAAGATTTCGGAAAGAGGGGCTAGAATAGATGATAAACGATCTGAGGCCGCCATGGAAAAAAGAAAGCAACAAGGATACTTTTAG
- a CDS encoding phosphoadenosine phosphosulfate reductase family protein yields the protein MAFTEQQILNLNQQFKGIPPEEIISWAIQYAQRPLVTTNFRPYEVAILNAVTEVSSNIPVIWCDTGYNTPQTYQHAEELIKRLQLNIKLYVPKQTSAHRDAIMGIPGIDDPRHALFTEQVKLEPFKRAMEEHGPDVWFTNLRKGQTALRDSLDILSLSKDGVLKVSPFYHYNDSQLDSYLKLKNLPNEHKYFDPTKVLEHRECGLHT from the coding sequence ATGGCATTTACAGAGCAACAAATACTCAATTTAAATCAGCAGTTTAAAGGTATTCCGCCCGAAGAGATTATTTCATGGGCTATTCAATATGCACAAAGGCCATTGGTGACAACAAACTTTAGACCCTATGAAGTGGCTATTTTAAATGCGGTTACCGAAGTGAGTTCCAATATTCCGGTAATCTGGTGCGATACAGGATACAATACCCCGCAAACCTATCAACATGCCGAGGAATTGATAAAGCGATTACAATTAAACATTAAGTTGTATGTGCCGAAGCAGACATCTGCACATAGGGATGCTATTATGGGAATTCCAGGGATAGATGATCCAAGGCATGCCCTCTTTACGGAACAGGTGAAGTTAGAGCCATTTAAAAGGGCGATGGAGGAACATGGTCCAGATGTCTGGTTCACCAATCTTAGGAAAGGTCAGACTGCACTAAGGGATTCTTTGGATATTTTAAGTCTTAGTAAGGATGGGGTGTTAAAAGTAAGTCCGTTTTATCATTATAATGACAGTCAATTGGACAGTTATTTAAAATTAAAAAACCTCCCCAATGAGCATAAATATTTCGATCCTACCAAGGTTTTGGAACATAGGGAATGTGGATTGCATACATAA
- the cobA gene encoding uroporphyrinogen-III C-methyltransferase, with translation MISKIENIETIHALPVQGSNRVKRLTVVGAGPGDVELITLKAIRVLKSANVVLYDALVDTSLLEYAPDAEHIFVGKRKGCYAYQQDQINELIVSRAFSHGHVVRLKGGDPFVFGRGAEEMDYAASKGLEVAMIPGISSSMAVPASQHIPVTKRGASESFWVITGTTKNHKISADVALAAKSSATVVILMGMGKLGEIVDLFKGEGKSGLPIAIIQNGTCKNEKVGIGTIGSIQEIVAKEELSNPAIIIIGEVVKHRSIVMDHARNIVSSSQHQQTLV, from the coding sequence ATGATAAGTAAAATTGAAAACATAGAAACTATACATGCCTTACCCGTACAAGGTTCCAATAGGGTTAAGCGATTGACCGTTGTAGGCGCAGGGCCTGGAGATGTGGAACTCATTACGCTTAAGGCAATACGAGTTTTAAAGTCGGCCAATGTGGTCCTTTATGACGCCCTTGTAGATACTTCCTTGTTGGAATATGCCCCAGATGCCGAACATATTTTTGTCGGGAAAAGAAAAGGGTGTTATGCTTATCAGCAAGATCAAATAAATGAGCTAATTGTTAGCAGGGCATTTTCGCATGGGCATGTGGTTAGATTAAAAGGTGGCGACCCCTTTGTTTTTGGAAGAGGGGCCGAAGAAATGGACTATGCAGCCAGCAAAGGATTGGAAGTAGCCATGATCCCGGGAATCTCATCATCAATGGCAGTGCCAGCATCACAACATATCCCAGTAACGAAAAGAGGAGCTTCTGAAAGTTTTTGGGTGATCACGGGAACTACCAAGAATCATAAAATATCGGCAGATGTGGCCTTGGCCGCGAAATCTAGCGCAACGGTAGTAATACTTATGGGAATGGGGAAGCTTGGCGAGATAGTGGATTTGTTTAAAGGTGAAGGAAAATCGGGACTCCCAATCGCTATAATCCAAAACGGAACCTGTAAAAATGAAAAGGTAGGTATCGGTACCATAGGGTCGATTCAAGAAATAGTAGCCAAAGAGGAATTGAGCAATCCGGCTATCATTATCATAGGCGAGGTAGTAAAACACAGATCCATAGTGATGGACCACGCCAGAAACATAGTAAGTAGTTCGCAACATCAACAAACATTAGTGTAA
- a CDS encoding Rrf2 family transcriptional regulator: MLSKKTKYGLKALTFLATQKGRQPVQISEIAKQENISQKFLESILLTLRKTGILGSKKGKGGGYYLIKDPKDIPMTTVMRVLEGPIAMVPCVSLNFYEKCDDCPDEANCSVHILMLKVRDSTLEVFKNNTLADLVS; the protein is encoded by the coding sequence ATGCTTTCAAAAAAAACTAAATACGGTTTAAAAGCGCTTACCTTTCTTGCGACGCAAAAAGGGCGACAGCCCGTTCAAATTTCAGAGATAGCGAAACAGGAGAACATCTCACAAAAATTTTTAGAGAGCATACTTCTCACCCTAAGAAAGACCGGCATCCTTGGTTCTAAAAAAGGAAAGGGCGGTGGCTACTACCTTATTAAGGATCCCAAGGATATTCCCATGACCACCGTGATGCGGGTATTGGAAGGACCTATAGCCATGGTGCCTTGCGTAAGCTTAAATTTCTATGAAAAATGTGACGATTGTCCAGATGAAGCAAACTGTTCGGTACACATACTAATGCTTAAGGTGAGGGATAGTACCTTGGAAGTGTTTAAGAACAATACCCTGGCAGATCTAGTGTCATAA
- a CDS encoding DUF2061 domain-containing protein: MIADQLIANNNSTVSKSYKADSRSENPKRSIVKSISWRFIGTLDTIIISWLVTGTLSVAFSIGLVELFTKMLLYFFHERIWDRINWGR, from the coding sequence ATGATCGCAGACCAGTTGATTGCCAATAATAACAGTACGGTTTCAAAAAGCTACAAAGCGGATAGTCGATCGGAGAATCCGAAGCGGAGTATCGTTAAGTCTATTAGTTGGAGATTTATTGGGACCTTGGATACCATTATAATTTCATGGTTGGTTACAGGAACCTTATCAGTGGCATTCTCTATCGGGCTGGTAGAGCTTTTTACGAAGATGTTATTGTATTTCTTTCACGAAAGAATTTGGGATAGAATCAATTGGGGGAGGTAG
- a CDS encoding PLP-dependent aspartate aminotransferase family protein — MAKQHKFETEAIRTQTERSQFLEHSTPLYLTSSFVFEDAEDMRASFAEEKERDIYSRYGNPNSTEFIDKVCKMEGAENGFAFASGMAAVFSTFATLLDSGDHIISARNIFGSTHSLFTQFFPKWNIDHSYFSINELDKIDALVTPKTKILYAESPTNPGVDVIDLEVLGQIAKKHNLIFIVDNCFASPYLQQPIKFGADLVIHSGTKLMDGQGRVLAGITVGSADLIDKIYRFSRMTGPSLSPFNAWVLSKSLETLSLRVDRHCENALKLAQFLEGHPKVNWVKYPFLKSHPQYEIAKRQMKAGGCVVAFEIEGGVGAGRNFFDAIKMLSLSANLGDARSIVTHPASTTHSKLSTKDRLATGITDGMVRVSVGLEHIDDIIADIEQALDS, encoded by the coding sequence ATGGCGAAACAACATAAATTTGAAACTGAAGCAATAAGGACCCAAACAGAACGGAGTCAGTTTCTGGAGCATTCTACGCCACTTTACTTAACGTCCAGTTTTGTATTTGAGGACGCTGAGGATATGCGGGCTTCCTTTGCGGAAGAAAAGGAACGCGATATTTATTCTAGATATGGAAACCCCAATTCCACCGAATTTATTGATAAGGTGTGTAAAATGGAGGGGGCAGAGAATGGTTTTGCATTTGCGTCGGGAATGGCAGCAGTCTTCTCTACTTTTGCAACCTTACTGGATAGCGGAGACCATATTATTTCTGCCCGAAATATTTTTGGATCTACCCATAGCCTTTTTACGCAGTTTTTCCCGAAATGGAATATAGACCACAGTTATTTTTCCATTAATGAGTTGGATAAAATTGATGCACTGGTAACGCCGAAAACTAAGATTTTATATGCAGAATCACCTACCAACCCAGGAGTAGACGTTATAGATCTTGAAGTATTGGGGCAAATTGCTAAAAAACACAACCTGATCTTTATAGTGGATAATTGCTTTGCATCGCCCTACTTACAGCAACCCATAAAATTTGGAGCCGACCTAGTAATTCATTCAGGTACTAAATTAATGGATGGACAAGGAAGGGTGTTGGCCGGGATTACTGTTGGAAGTGCTGACCTGATCGATAAAATTTACCGTTTTTCAAGAATGACGGGTCCATCATTATCCCCTTTTAACGCCTGGGTGCTCTCCAAAAGCCTGGAAACCTTGTCGCTGAGAGTGGACAGGCATTGTGAGAATGCCCTTAAACTAGCTCAATTTTTGGAAGGACATCCCAAGGTAAATTGGGTGAAATATCCCTTCCTAAAATCTCATCCTCAATACGAAATAGCAAAGCGGCAGATGAAGGCTGGAGGTTGTGTGGTGGCTTTTGAAATAGAAGGTGGTGTGGGGGCAGGGCGCAACTTTTTTGATGCCATTAAGATGCTATCCCTTTCTGCAAATCTAGGAGATGCCAGGAGTATTGTGACCCATCCCGCATCTACAACCCATAGCAAGCTTTCTACCAAAGATAGGTTGGCAACTGGAATTACGGATGGAATGGTCCGTGTATCGGTAGGTCTAGAGCATATAGACGATATTATTGCCGATATAGAGCAGGCTCTGGATAGCTAG
- a CDS encoding HEPN domain-containing protein, with protein sequence MQSFRTELENPVVEKDIIALANKIHEFQGGKLDEEKFRSLRLARGIYGQRQPGVQMVRIKLPYGKVTSQQLRRICEVSEEYSTGRLHITTRQDIQIHYVDINRTPELWAQLERDAITIREACGNTVRNVTASETAGIDVSEPFDVSPYADALFQYFLRNPISQEMGRKFKVSFSASDTDTGLSYMHDLGFIAKIENGVRGFKVMLGGGLGSQPRLADEMYSFLPADQIIPLMEGVVRVFDRYGERKSRAKARMKFLLKDIGLDGFKKLLEEEQLAVPFKTYEIDPESYPKINVAETEAPKAIIEDHNSFELWKSTNLVPQKQQGYVAVGIKVLLGDFYIDKARQLADLVEKYAAGEVRLTLRQNILIPHVKESILPFFYQELKKLDFVEIGYNTAVDITACPGTDTCNLGIASSTGIADKLEKVIKAEYPHYINNPDVVIKISGCMNACGQHNMANIGFQGMSVRTKNKLVAPALQVLLGGGNLGDGNGRYADKVIKIPSKRGPQALRSILDDFDLNGNGKTFVEYYEEKGQMYFYEYLKPLSDVENLSPSDFIDWGNTEKYEQAIGVGECAGVVIDLIATLLFDSQEKLETAKLNLEEEKWAASIYHSYSSMVNTAKALLTSENTKVNTHISIIKDFDKLFVATGKFKLEKGFEKTVLQLKENAPTESFAKSYLEDAGTFLSEVETYRQLELTTA encoded by the coding sequence ATGCAGAGTTTCAGGACAGAATTGGAAAACCCGGTAGTAGAAAAGGATATCATTGCCTTAGCTAATAAGATCCATGAATTTCAAGGTGGAAAATTAGACGAGGAAAAATTCCGTAGTCTACGTTTGGCCAGAGGAATTTACGGACAAAGACAACCTGGGGTCCAAATGGTCAGGATAAAATTGCCCTATGGAAAAGTTACTTCCCAACAGCTGAGGAGAATTTGTGAAGTGTCCGAGGAGTATTCCACGGGACGTTTACATATTACTACGCGTCAGGATATACAGATCCATTATGTGGATATTAATCGCACCCCGGAATTATGGGCCCAGTTGGAAAGAGATGCCATTACTATCCGTGAAGCCTGTGGTAACACGGTGCGTAATGTTACGGCTAGCGAAACGGCGGGAATAGATGTAAGTGAGCCATTTGATGTTTCTCCTTATGCCGATGCCTTATTCCAATACTTTTTAAGAAACCCAATAAGTCAGGAAATGGGAAGGAAATTTAAGGTTTCTTTTTCAGCCTCGGATACCGATACTGGACTTTCCTACATGCACGATCTTGGCTTTATTGCTAAAATTGAGAATGGCGTAAGGGGATTTAAGGTGATGTTGGGCGGCGGCTTGGGCTCCCAGCCAAGACTTGCAGATGAAATGTATTCTTTCCTTCCCGCAGATCAAATCATTCCATTGATGGAAGGTGTGGTGCGTGTTTTTGACCGTTATGGGGAACGTAAGAGCAGGGCGAAGGCCAGAATGAAATTTCTTTTGAAGGATATTGGACTGGACGGATTTAAGAAATTATTGGAAGAAGAACAACTGGCTGTTCCATTTAAAACCTATGAAATTGACCCAGAATCCTATCCCAAGATCAACGTAGCAGAAACTGAAGCTCCAAAGGCAATCATAGAGGACCATAATAGTTTTGAACTTTGGAAATCTACCAATTTGGTGCCGCAAAAGCAACAGGGGTATGTTGCAGTCGGAATTAAAGTATTGTTGGGTGATTTTTATATTGATAAGGCAAGACAGTTGGCCGATTTGGTAGAAAAATATGCCGCTGGTGAAGTCAGGTTAACCTTGCGTCAAAATATATTGATTCCCCATGTTAAGGAATCTATATTGCCTTTCTTTTATCAAGAACTAAAAAAACTCGATTTTGTCGAAATCGGATACAATACTGCAGTAGATATCACCGCTTGTCCAGGAACTGATACCTGTAACCTAGGAATTGCCAGTAGTACTGGAATTGCCGATAAATTGGAAAAGGTGATTAAGGCAGAATATCCACATTATATTAATAATCCGGATGTAGTAATAAAAATAAGCGGATGTATGAACGCTTGTGGACAGCACAATATGGCCAATATTGGATTTCAAGGCATGTCGGTGAGGACCAAGAATAAATTAGTAGCGCCTGCCCTACAGGTACTTTTAGGCGGCGGTAATTTGGGTGATGGCAATGGTCGTTATGCAGATAAGGTAATTAAGATCCCAAGTAAACGAGGACCTCAGGCTCTGCGATCAATTTTGGACGACTTTGATCTAAACGGGAATGGGAAGACCTTTGTGGAGTACTACGAAGAAAAAGGACAAATGTATTTCTATGAGTATTTAAAGCCTTTGTCCGATGTGGAAAACCTAAGCCCTTCAGATTTTATCGATTGGGGTAACACGGAAAAATATGAACAGGCTATTGGAGTAGGGGAATGTGCAGGAGTGGTCATCGATTTAATAGCGACCCTATTATTTGACAGTCAGGAAAAATTGGAAACGGCAAAATTGAATTTGGAAGAAGAAAAATGGGCGGCAAGTATTTACCACTCCTATTCTTCTATGGTTAACACTGCAAAAGCGCTTTTGACCTCCGAAAATACCAAGGTAAATACCCATATCAGTATTATTAAAGATTTTGACAAACTGTTCGTGGCCACTGGGAAATTTAAATTGGAAAAAGGATTTGAGAAAACGGTGCTTCAATTAAAGGAGAACGCACCAACGGAATCTTTTGCAAAGTCGTATTTAGAAGATGCAGGGACATTTTTAAGCGAAGTGGAAACGTATAGACAACTAGAACTGACAACAGCCTAA
- a CDS encoding NAD(P)/FAD-dependent oxidoreductase has protein sequence MIKTDILIIGAGPTGLFTVFEAGLLKLKTHLIDALPQPGGQCSEIYPKKPIYDIPAFPEILAGDLVKNLMQQIQPFEPGFTLGERAETLDKLDDGTFVVTTNKGTKHHAPVVVIAGGLGSFEPRKPLIPSLVDFEDKGVAYIIKDPEVYRNKKVVISGGGDSALDWAIFLADVASEVSLVHRRDEFRGALDSVEKAAELAKLGKIKLFTQAEVVRLYGDDHLEAVVVKHNDEGKGESYVETDFFIPLFGLSPKLGPIGDWGLEIEKNAIKVNNAYDYQTNIPGVYAIGDVNTYPGKLKLILSGFHEAAVMCQSAYQLINPGKRYVMKYTTVGGVEGFDGSKKEAKKEVVQSILA, from the coding sequence ATGATAAAGACAGATATACTAATAATAGGAGCTGGACCAACAGGTTTGTTTACCGTTTTTGAAGCAGGATTGTTAAAATTGAAAACACATCTAATAGATGCATTGCCACAACCCGGTGGACAATGTTCAGAAATATATCCCAAAAAACCTATTTACGATATTCCGGCATTTCCCGAGATATTGGCAGGAGATCTAGTTAAAAACCTAATGCAACAGATTCAGCCTTTCGAGCCAGGGTTTACACTTGGCGAGCGAGCAGAAACCTTGGATAAATTGGATGACGGGACCTTTGTAGTAACTACAAACAAAGGCACCAAGCATCATGCGCCTGTGGTGGTTATTGCTGGAGGATTAGGTTCTTTTGAGCCAAGAAAGCCTCTAATTCCATCTTTGGTAGATTTTGAAGACAAGGGAGTAGCATATATCATAAAGGATCCTGAAGTATATCGCAATAAAAAAGTGGTGATTTCGGGTGGAGGAGATTCTGCCCTAGATTGGGCCATTTTCTTAGCCGATGTGGCTTCCGAAGTTTCTCTGGTACATAGAAGGGACGAATTTAGAGGAGCATTGGATTCTGTGGAAAAGGCTGCTGAACTGGCTAAATTGGGAAAAATAAAATTATTTACCCAAGCTGAGGTTGTCCGTCTATATGGGGATGACCATTTGGAAGCGGTAGTGGTAAAGCACAATGATGAGGGGAAAGGGGAATCCTATGTGGAAACAGATTTCTTTATTCCTTTATTCGGTCTGTCGCCTAAATTAGGTCCCATTGGAGATTGGGGATTGGAAATAGAAAAGAATGCCATTAAGGTGAACAATGCCTATGACTATCAGACCAATATTCCAGGAGTTTATGCCATAGGGGACGTAAATACGTATCCTGGTAAACTCAAATTGATCTTATCCGGTTTTCACGAAGCGGCGGTAATGTGTCAAAGTGCTTATCAATTGATCAATCCAGGGAAACGCTATGTTATGAAATACACTACCGTAGGTGGAGTGGAAGGATTTGACGGAAGCAAAAAGGAGGCGAAAAAAGAAGTCGTGCAAAGTATATTGGCTTAA
- a CDS encoding sulfate adenylyltransferase subunit 1 produces MEVLKIATAGSVDDGKSTLIGRLLYDTKSLTDDKLEAIEKTSKQKGYDYLDFSLVTDGLVAEREQGITIDVAHIYFSTHTKSYIIADTPGHVEYTRNMVTGASTSQAAIILIDARKGVIEQTHRHFFINNLLRIKDVIVAINKMDLVDFSEERYQEIKTDFEELMGKRDYQDQKITFIPVSALKGDNVVNRSDRMTWYKGQTLLEHFEGLDRADIYNVGTPRFPVQYVIRPKTEEFHDFRGFAGKVYGGELSVGDEVVVLPSMTRSRIKDIYFYDKKYQTATRRSSVTITLEDEINVSRGDMLVKANDLPKVEKEFTATVSWMDSRELSVGNKYVLQHGVNKVLAKVENIHHKIKPDYSGIEKGISALAMNDIAQVTFRLNKPIFYDTFKEHRTNGSFILIDNQSNSTAGVGFIE; encoded by the coding sequence ATGGAAGTACTAAAAATAGCAACGGCAGGAAGTGTGGATGATGGTAAAAGTACCCTGATCGGACGATTGCTGTACGATACCAAATCCCTTACCGATGATAAATTGGAGGCCATAGAAAAAACCAGTAAGCAGAAAGGATATGATTATCTGGACTTCTCCTTGGTGACCGATGGTCTAGTGGCCGAAAGGGAGCAGGGAATTACCATAGATGTTGCCCATATATATTTTTCTACCCATACCAAGAGTTATATCATAGCCGATACCCCTGGACATGTAGAATATACTAGAAATATGGTTACCGGTGCCTCTACCTCTCAGGCAGCAATTATACTAATTGATGCTAGAAAAGGAGTAATAGAACAGACCCATAGGCATTTTTTCATCAACAACCTTCTGAGGATTAAAGATGTAATAGTAGCCATAAACAAAATGGATCTTGTAGATTTTTCAGAGGAACGATACCAGGAGATCAAGACCGATTTTGAGGAGCTGATGGGGAAACGTGATTATCAGGATCAGAAAATCACTTTTATTCCAGTTAGTGCCCTAAAAGGCGATAATGTGGTTAACCGCTCAGATCGGATGACTTGGTATAAGGGGCAGACCTTGTTGGAGCATTTTGAAGGCTTGGATAGAGCGGATATTTACAATGTAGGTACTCCAAGATTTCCGGTACAATATGTAATCCGACCTAAAACCGAGGAATTTCACGATTTTAGAGGGTTTGCAGGGAAAGTCTACGGAGGGGAATTGAGTGTTGGTGATGAGGTGGTAGTGCTGCCATCTATGACCAGATCTAGAATAAAGGATATTTATTTCTATGATAAGAAGTATCAAACTGCTACACGAAGGTCCTCTGTTACCATCACATTGGAAGATGAAATTAATGTAAGTAGAGGGGATATGTTGGTGAAAGCAAACGATTTGCCTAAGGTTGAAAAGGAATTTACAGCCACGGTTTCTTGGATGGACTCCAGAGAATTAAGTGTTGGCAATAAGTATGTACTACAACACGGGGTAAACAAAGTATTGGCCAAAGTAGAAAATATCCATCATAAAATAAAGCCAGACTATTCCGGAATAGAAAAAGGAATAAGTGCTTTGGCAATGAACGATATTGCACAAGTAACCTTTAGATTAAACAAGCCTATTTTTTACGATACGTTTAAAGAGCACCGTACCAACGGTTCTTTTATCCTAATAGATAATCAGAGCAATAGTACGGCAGGGGTAGGATTTATTGAGTAA